A stretch of Natronococcus sp. CG52 DNA encodes these proteins:
- the dapA gene encoding 4-hydroxy-tetrahydrodipicolinate synthase — protein sequence MTALDLSGVFPAMCTPFDDDEQIDFETLQTDAQRLEAAGVDGLVPVGSTGESATLTHDEHVQVVEAVIEAVDDVPVIAGSGSNNTREALELSERSVEAGADGLLLISPYYNKPEQRGLVDHYRTIADAVDLPQIVYNVPSRTGRNIEPDTAVELASHENIAGYKAASGDLGQIGEIAERTNDEEFAVLSGDDALTLPTISVGGTGTISVAANIEPELTCAMVGAALDGDYERARNIHHELGPLFRELFVETNPIPVKEAMEIRGYGPARMRSPLSRLSEEYRADLEAVLEDLERESASIPDAGANR from the coding sequence ATGACAGCACTCGACCTTTCGGGCGTCTTTCCGGCGATGTGTACGCCCTTCGACGACGACGAACAGATCGACTTCGAAACACTGCAGACCGACGCACAGCGCCTCGAGGCCGCGGGCGTCGACGGGCTCGTCCCCGTCGGCTCCACGGGAGAGTCGGCGACACTGACCCACGACGAACACGTCCAGGTCGTCGAGGCCGTAATCGAGGCCGTCGACGACGTTCCCGTTATCGCGGGCTCGGGCTCGAACAACACCCGAGAGGCCCTGGAACTCTCCGAGCGATCGGTCGAGGCTGGGGCCGACGGCCTCCTGTTGATATCGCCGTACTACAACAAGCCCGAACAGCGCGGGCTGGTCGACCACTACCGGACGATCGCGGACGCCGTCGATCTGCCCCAGATCGTCTACAACGTCCCCTCCCGGACGGGTCGGAACATCGAGCCCGACACGGCGGTCGAACTCGCATCCCACGAGAACATCGCGGGCTACAAGGCCGCGAGCGGCGACCTGGGACAGATCGGCGAGATCGCAGAACGAACGAACGACGAGGAGTTCGCCGTCCTCTCCGGTGACGACGCGCTCACTCTGCCGACGATCTCCGTCGGCGGCACCGGAACGATCAGCGTCGCAGCGAACATCGAGCCCGAACTAACCTGCGCGATGGTCGGGGCCGCCCTCGACGGCGACTACGAGCGCGCACGCAACATCCACCACGAACTCGGCCCCCTCTTCCGCGAGCTGTTCGTCGAGACGAATCCGATTCCGGTCAAGGAAGCTATGGAGATCCGCGGCTACGGCCCCGCACGCATGCGATCGCCGCTCTCTCGCCTCTCCGAGGAGTATCGAGCGGACCTCGAGGCCGTACTCGAGGACCTCGAGCGCGAGTCGGCGTCGATTCCCGACGCGGGGGCGAACCGATGA
- a CDS encoding M48 family metallopeptidase, with translation MRNAQLKLRMALVGTILFALYFGAALFFSAAWGVSLIPVLLVSIVVLPAIQYKLGKWMALRGTEEMPDEGQYRQVHQMTESLSRDMGLEKPKLVVQDMGVPNAFATGRKGAGVVCVSNELIQLLERDELEGVIAHELAHLNNRDTITMILGQSVGMVVSYAVFFLLREDNNFFVAYAASIAAQMLTMIFVMAISRYREYVADDDAKQYIGSGDPLARALEKISKGSEGRESKIDDNVSALCILNVDRSTFQKIFSTHPPTEKRIEKLRN, from the coding sequence ATGCGAAACGCACAGCTGAAACTTCGGATGGCGCTGGTGGGAACCATCCTGTTCGCACTCTACTTTGGCGCCGCCCTGTTCTTCTCCGCCGCGTGGGGCGTCTCGCTGATTCCGGTGTTGCTCGTCAGCATCGTCGTGCTTCCCGCGATACAGTACAAGCTCGGAAAGTGGATGGCTCTCAGGGGAACCGAGGAGATGCCCGACGAGGGCCAGTACCGGCAGGTCCACCAGATGACCGAATCGCTCTCGCGCGATATGGGTCTCGAGAAGCCGAAGCTCGTCGTGCAGGATATGGGCGTTCCCAACGCCTTCGCGACCGGGCGAAAGGGAGCCGGGGTTGTCTGTGTCTCCAACGAACTCATTCAACTGCTCGAGCGCGACGAACTCGAGGGCGTGATCGCTCACGAACTCGCTCACCTGAACAACCGCGACACGATCACGATGATCCTGGGGCAGTCGGTGGGGATGGTCGTCAGCTACGCGGTCTTCTTCCTCCTGCGGGAGGACAACAACTTCTTCGTCGCCTACGCCGCCTCGATCGCGGCCCAGATGCTGACGATGATCTTCGTGATGGCGATCTCCCGGTACCGGGAGTACGTCGCCGACGACGATGCCAAACAGTACATCGGCAGCGGCGACCCCCTCGCACGCGCGCTCGAGAAGATCTCGAAGGGGTCGGAGGGTCGGGAGTCGAAGATCGACGACAACGTCAGCGCGCTCTGTATCCTGAACGTCGATCGGAGCACGTTCCAGAAGATTTTCTCGACCCACCCGCCGACCGAGAAGCGAATCGAGAAACTTCGGAACTGA
- a CDS encoding LabA-like NYN domain-containing protein, whose product MTEIHPNQRVAVLVDAQNLYHTAQSLHSRNIDYSALLEKGVQGRQLTRAIAYVIRAEAPEEESFFEALVDIGFETKIKDIKRFSDGTKKADWDVGMSLDAVTLANHVDTVVLCTGDGDFSRLCSHLRHEGVRVEVMAFKSSTADELIDEADSFLDLEERHETFLL is encoded by the coding sequence ATGACCGAGATTCATCCGAACCAGCGCGTCGCCGTTCTCGTCGACGCGCAAAACCTCTATCATACTGCACAGAGCCTTCACAGCCGTAATATCGACTACTCTGCACTGCTCGAGAAAGGCGTTCAGGGCCGGCAGCTCACGCGTGCAATCGCGTACGTCATCCGTGCCGAAGCGCCCGAGGAGGAGAGTTTCTTCGAGGCGCTGGTCGACATCGGCTTCGAGACGAAGATCAAGGACATCAAGCGGTTCTCGGACGGGACGAAGAAGGCGGACTGGGACGTCGGAATGAGTCTCGACGCCGTCACGCTCGCCAATCACGTTGACACGGTCGTTCTCTGTACTGGCGACGGCGACTTCTCGAGACTCTGCTCGCACCTGCGTCACGAGGGCGTCCGCGTCGAAGTAATGGCGTTCAAATCGTCGACGGCCGACGAACTCATCGACGAGGCGGATTCGTTCCTCGATCTCGAGGAACGCCACGAGACGTTCCTGCTCTGA
- a CDS encoding PUA domain-containing protein, which yields MSDPADGNAGLSSLRTIADYQFGAGAGEALFPPEESLTVKRTTSGRPQQVHDETGRLVSFGIDGRFTLGIEGGRRLDAALDYPAYRVVVDDESEPFVRDEMNVFAKFVLEAGPEIRPGDEVLVVHERGEVLAVGTAELDAAAIEDFETGMAVSVREGVPAEN from the coding sequence ATGAGCGACCCAGCCGACGGGAACGCGGGACTCTCGAGCCTTCGGACGATCGCAGACTACCAGTTCGGCGCCGGTGCTGGCGAGGCGCTCTTCCCACCCGAGGAGTCGCTGACGGTCAAACGCACCACCTCGGGACGTCCCCAGCAGGTCCACGACGAGACCGGCCGCCTCGTCTCCTTCGGCATCGACGGCCGGTTCACGCTGGGAATCGAGGGCGGACGCCGACTGGACGCCGCCCTCGACTACCCGGCCTACCGCGTGGTCGTCGACGACGAGAGCGAACCGTTCGTCCGCGACGAGATGAACGTTTTCGCGAAGTTCGTCCTCGAGGCCGGCCCCGAAATCCGCCCCGGCGACGAGGTCCTGGTCGTCCACGAGCGCGGCGAGGTGCTCGCGGTCGGGACGGCGGAACTCGACGCCGCGGCGATCGAAGACTTCGAGACGGGGATGGCGGTGAGCGTGCGCGAAGGAGTGCCCGCGGAGAACTGA
- a CDS encoding nascent polypeptide-associated complex protein: MFGGGGGMNPRKMEQMMEQMGIDVEDVEAEEVIIRTDEFDLVFDDAEVTKMDARGQETYQIIGSPEQVESGAAGGAAAGDAGADEESGSSIPDDDVEIVATRTGVSEGEAREALEDNDGDLAAAVEDLE; the protein is encoded by the coding sequence ATGTTTGGAGGAGGCGGCGGAATGAACCCGCGCAAGATGGAACAGATGATGGAACAGATGGGAATCGACGTCGAGGACGTCGAGGCCGAAGAGGTAATCATCCGCACCGACGAGTTCGACCTCGTCTTCGACGACGCCGAGGTTACGAAGATGGACGCTCGAGGCCAGGAGACCTACCAGATCATCGGCTCGCCGGAGCAGGTCGAATCCGGTGCGGCGGGCGGTGCCGCCGCCGGCGATGCCGGTGCCGACGAGGAGAGCGGCTCCTCGATTCCCGACGACGACGTGGAGATCGTCGCCACCCGCACGGGTGTCAGCGAGGGCGAGGCCCGCGAGGCGCTCGAGGACAACGACGGCGACCTCGCCGCTGCAGTCGAGGACCTCGAGTGA
- a CDS encoding methyltransferase domain-containing protein, translating into MSVPVLLVRDDREYLVEPGEEMGTDLGVLEVPDDVEPGETLETHLGNEFQVRRLRGPDLFHHFERTGAPMVPRDIGLVIGETGISRGDRVLDTGTGTGVLSALMARAGASVVTYERDPEFADVARENMKLGGVADAVDVRTGDLTEEIDSLEPSSFDVLTLDTGDAPSVVAHAPELLVDGGFVAVYSPFIESTREVVETAREAGLSNVRTRETIQREMQFDDRGSRPSTAPVGHTGYLMLARNE; encoded by the coding sequence GTGAGTGTCCCGGTCCTGCTGGTTCGCGACGACCGCGAGTACCTCGTCGAACCCGGCGAGGAGATGGGAACCGATCTGGGCGTGCTCGAGGTACCCGACGACGTCGAACCGGGAGAGACGCTCGAGACCCATCTCGGGAACGAGTTCCAGGTGCGGCGGCTTCGGGGACCGGATCTCTTTCATCACTTCGAGCGCACGGGCGCGCCGATGGTGCCCCGAGATATCGGCCTGGTGATCGGCGAGACCGGTATCTCGCGGGGCGACCGCGTGCTCGACACCGGAACCGGAACGGGCGTCCTCTCGGCGCTGATGGCCCGCGCCGGCGCGTCGGTGGTCACCTACGAGCGCGACCCCGAGTTCGCCGACGTCGCTCGAGAGAACATGAAACTGGGGGGCGTCGCCGACGCCGTCGACGTCCGGACGGGTGATCTCACCGAGGAAATCGACTCCCTCGAGCCGTCGTCGTTCGACGTCCTCACCCTCGATACGGGCGATGCACCGTCGGTGGTCGCGCACGCGCCCGAACTGCTGGTCGACGGCGGCTTCGTCGCGGTCTACAGTCCGTTCATCGAGTCGACCAGAGAGGTCGTCGAGACCGCTCGAGAGGCGGGCCTCTCGAACGTCCGCACGCGGGAGACGATCCAGCGCGAGATGCAGTTCGACGACCGCGGCTCGCGACCGTCGACCGCTCCCGTGGGTCACACGGGATACCTGATGCTCGCTCGGAACGAGTAG
- a CDS encoding transcription factor S, translating into MEFCDECGSMMKAEDGTWECGSCGFTKPKGDASQYTVTEDQEASEVIESSGETSLPETNAQCPECGNDRAYWYMKQIRAADESETRFFICTECEYKWREDDN; encoded by the coding sequence ATGGAATTTTGCGACGAATGCGGTTCGATGATGAAAGCGGAAGACGGGACGTGGGAGTGCGGCAGTTGCGGCTTCACGAAACCGAAGGGCGACGCCTCGCAGTACACGGTAACCGAAGATCAGGAAGCGAGCGAGGTCATCGAATCCTCCGGAGAAACGTCGCTTCCCGAAACCAACGCGCAGTGTCCCGAGTGTGGCAACGACCGCGCTTACTGGTACATGAAACAGATCCGGGCCGCCGACGAATCCGAAACGCGATTTTTCATCTGTACCGAGTGCGAGTACAAGTGGCGCGAAGACGACAACTAA
- a CDS encoding DUF5789 family protein, with translation MSRKVKLSRIDATFDTLEYPIDADDAASEFDDVTLLLADGERNLGKLIERSDRDQFQSADDLVSALHNVLPREAVGEPYQSEGEG, from the coding sequence ATGAGCCGGAAGGTCAAACTCAGCCGAATCGATGCGACGTTCGACACGCTCGAGTACCCGATCGACGCCGACGACGCGGCGAGCGAATTCGACGACGTCACGCTCCTGCTCGCCGACGGCGAACGAAACCTTGGAAAACTGATCGAGCGCAGTGACAGGGATCAGTTCCAATCCGCCGACGATCTCGTGTCGGCGCTCCACAACGTGTTGCCGCGGGAAGCCGTCGGCGAACCATACCAGTCGGAGGGCGAAGGATAA
- a CDS encoding MFS transporter: MRRLVRWVLARFSGLVRLILAQFAVDRRVLALAFARMADGIGNSFLIIVIPLYVADDVVGGMTFGLGEAMIIGIILSLFGFLNSSFQPLTGRFSDRTGKRKRFILIGLGGLAITNVAYLFAETYVSLLLIRGLQGISVAFIIPTSVALVNELATTGDRGGNMGVYNTFRLIGFGAGPVAAGGIVSAGPYSLPVGWTISGFDAAFYIAAITAVISYLLVTVLITDPESTGANAAADLSIDVFDPTGRNVLDPIFTLGIVSLLMATAIALFATIQPQVNARLEQGATWFGLQFAAFIIAQIVLQTPIGRACDLYGRRPFIFLGMVILVPSTLAQGLVTTSETMFLARLAQGIAGAMVFAPALALAGDLAGEGESGSKLSVLTMAFGFGIAIGPLSSGALISYGFEVPFIFGTVLAAFGAILVYTQVEETLETTASVPVVGDD; this comes from the coding sequence ATGCGGCGTCTCGTTCGATGGGTCCTGGCACGATTTTCCGGCCTCGTCCGGCTGATACTCGCGCAGTTCGCCGTCGACAGACGGGTGCTCGCGCTCGCGTTCGCTCGAATGGCCGACGGGATCGGCAACTCCTTTCTGATCATCGTCATCCCGCTCTACGTCGCGGACGACGTCGTCGGCGGGATGACGTTCGGACTCGGCGAGGCGATGATCATCGGAATAATCCTCTCGCTGTTCGGGTTCCTTAATAGCTCGTTTCAACCCCTCACCGGTCGCTTTTCGGACCGGACGGGGAAACGAAAGCGATTCATCCTGATCGGTCTCGGCGGACTCGCGATCACGAACGTGGCCTACCTGTTCGCGGAGACGTACGTTTCGTTGCTGCTCATCCGCGGACTGCAGGGTATCAGCGTCGCCTTCATCATCCCCACGTCCGTCGCGCTGGTCAACGAACTCGCGACGACCGGCGACCGGGGCGGAAACATGGGCGTCTACAACACGTTCCGCCTGATCGGGTTCGGCGCGGGTCCCGTCGCCGCCGGCGGGATCGTCAGCGCCGGTCCCTACTCGCTTCCCGTCGGCTGGACGATCAGCGGCTTCGACGCGGCCTTCTACATCGCGGCGATCACGGCGGTGATCAGCTACCTGCTGGTAACGGTGCTGATCACGGACCCCGAGTCGACGGGGGCGAACGCCGCCGCGGATCTCTCGATCGACGTCTTCGACCCCACGGGACGGAACGTGCTCGACCCGATCTTTACGCTGGGGATCGTCTCGCTGCTCATGGCGACGGCGATCGCCCTCTTCGCGACGATCCAGCCGCAGGTCAACGCCCGCCTCGAGCAGGGGGCGACCTGGTTCGGTCTCCAGTTTGCGGCGTTCATCATCGCACAGATCGTGTTACAGACGCCGATCGGGCGGGCGTGCGACCTGTACGGACGGCGTCCGTTCATCTTCCTCGGAATGGTAATCCTGGTGCCGTCGACGCTCGCCCAGGGGCTGGTCACCACCTCGGAGACCATGTTCCTGGCTCGACTCGCACAGGGAATCGCCGGGGCGATGGTGTTCGCGCCGGCGCTGGCGCTGGCCGGCGACCTCGCGGGGGAGGGCGAGTCCGGATCGAAGCTCTCGGTGCTCACGATGGCCTTCGGCTTCGGGATCGCGATCGGTCCCCTCTCCTCCGGCGCGCTGATCAGCTACGGGTTCGAGGTTCCGTTCATCTTCGGGACCGTGCTCGCAGCGTTCGGAGCGATTCTCGTCTACACGCAGGTCGAGGAGACTCTCGAGACGACGGCGTCGGTGCCGGTCGTCGGCGACGACTGA